In Emys orbicularis isolate rEmyOrb1 chromosome 12, rEmyOrb1.hap1, whole genome shotgun sequence, one genomic interval encodes:
- the LOC135886528 gene encoding olfactory receptor 10A4-like produces MADMERWTGDWRNQTSITEFILLGFGDLPELQTPLFLMFLVIYIVTVAGNILIVALVVADQHLHTPMYLFLGNLSCLETCYSSTILPRMLASLLTGDRTISVPGCVAQFDFFGSLVAVECCLLSAMSYDRYLAICKPLHYAALMNGSVCFRLAAGSWVSGFVACTVTACWISQMTFCGPDEIDHFFCDFTPLVKLSCSDTRLMVLVTFLLSSILTLPPFLLTLASYVCIITTIHRIPSTAGRQKAFSTCSSHLIVVTLYYGTLIIVYLLPDTDTLRYLHKALSLFYTVLTPLANPLIYSLRNREVKEALRNAASEAVNFRTNSKLFCM; encoded by the coding sequence ATGGCAGACATGGAGAGATGGACTGGAGACTGGAGAAATCAAACGTCTATCACAGAATTCATCCTGCTGGGATTCGGGGATCTCCCTGAACTGCAGACTCCTCTCTTCCTGATGTTCCTGGTGATCTACATTGTGACCGTGGCAGGGAACATCCTCATCGTTgcgctagttgtggctgatcaacatcttcacacccccatgtacctCTTCCTGGgaaacttgtcctgcttggagacctgctacagctccaccatcctgcccaggatgctggccagtctcctgactggggacagaaccatttctgtcCCTGGCTGTGTAGCACAATTTGATTTCTTTGGTTCCCTGGTAGCTGTAGAATGTTGTCTCTTATCagcgatgtcttatgatcggtatttagcgatatgcAAACCACTGCATTATGCAGCCCTTATGAATGGCAGCGTCTGCTTCCGACTGGCAGCTGGGTCTTGGGTAAGTGGGTTTGTGGCTTGCACCGTCACGGCATGTTGGATATCACAAATGACTTTTTGTGGCCCtgatgaaattgaccatttcttttgtgatttcaccCCGTTAGTAAAACTGTCCTGCAGTGACACCCGCCTGATGGTTCTTGTGACCTTTCTGTTATCCTCCATATTAACACTGCCTCCCTTCCTATTAACCCTGGCATCCTATGTGTGCATCATCACCACCATCCACAGAATCCCATCCACCGccgggaggcaaaaggccttttccacctgctcctcccacctcattgtggtgacacTCTACTATGGGACCCTGATCATTGTCTATCTGCTGCCAGACACCGACACGCTGAGATATCTGCACAAAGCGCTGTCTCTCTtctacacagtcctgactccTCTGGCCAATCcgctcatctacagcctgagaaacagagaggtgaaggaGGCTCTGAGGAACGCTGCTAGTGAGGCTGTGAATTTCAGAACAAATAGCAAACTATTTTGTATGTAG
- the LOC135886401 gene encoding olfactory receptor 6N1-like: MEATANNHQGNQMTMTEFILLGFETLPQMQILLFLLFLVIYIVSMAGNILIVALVVANQHLHTPMYVFLGNLSCLETCYTSTILPRMLASLLTGDRTISVTGCITQLYFFGSLAGTECCLFSVMSYDRYLAICKPLHYAALINGRFCIKLVVGSWIGGFMSAAFLISMMSQLTFCGPNEIDHFFCDFSPVIKLSCSDTHTLDLAAFIHSSISTLPPFLLTLASYVCIISTILRIPSTTGRQKAFSTRSSHLIVVIIFYGTLIMVYLVSESDAMRDLNKVFSVFYGILTPLVNSLIYSLRNKEVKETLRKAVLRLFFFHRNTDILN; encoded by the coding sequence ATGGAAGCCACAGCAAACAACCACCAGGGAAATCAAATGACCATGACGGAGTTCATCCTCTTGGGATTCGAGACTCTCCCTCAAATGCagattcttctcttcctgctgttcctagtgatctacattgtgtCCATGGCCGGGAACATCCTCATTGTTGCGCTAGTTGTGGCTAATCagcacctccacacccccatgtacgttttcctggggaacttgtcctgcttggagacctgctacacctccaccatcctgcccaggatgctggccagtctcctgactggggacagaaccatttctgtcACTGGATGTATCACACAATTATATTTCTTTGGTTCTCTGGCAGGCACTGAATGTTGTCTCTTCTCAGtcatgtcttatgatcggtatttagcgatatgcAAACCTTTGCATTATGCAGCCCTTATTAATGGCAGGTTCTGTATCAAGTTGGTGGTCGGGTCATGGATAGGTGGATTTATGTCTGCCGCCTTCTTAATATCTATGATGTCACAATTAAcattctgtggccccaatgaaattgaccatttcttttgtgattttagcCCAGTAATAaaactctcctgcagtgacacccACACATTGGACTTAGCTGCTTTCATACATTCCTCCATATCCACATTGCCTCCATTTCTGTTGACCCTGGCATCCTATGTTtgtatcatctccaccatcctgcgAATCCCATCCACCAccgggaggcaaaaggccttttccacccgctcctcccacctcatcGTGGTGATAATTTTCTATGGAACTCTCATCATGGTGTATTTGGTCTCAGAGTCTGATGCAATGAGGGACCTGAACAAGGTGTTCTCTGTCTTCTAtggaatcctgaccccactggTCAACTCCCTCatatacagcctgagaaacaaagaggttAAGGAAACCTTAAGAAAAGCTGTCCTTAGATTGTTTTTCTTTCACAGAAATACAGATATTTTAAactaa